agaACACAGAAAAGCACACTATGATGAATTTCTGACAGTAAAAGAACTCTTGCGGAATGGTTCTCTGCTCGATGATGAAGACAAGGACGAGGGCGAGGAGCAAAATGATGGAAGATCTGCTTTATCGTCATCATTTAGTGGTGGTGTGAAGCGTATAGACACTGATGGGGAGACTGCTAATTCACCTGAACAATCTTCATCACTACCGGCTAATGGAGCTTAGTAGCTGTCTGGCAAGTCATGTCGGAGATGTAAAGCTGATTATTTTCGCATCTTTGCTTACAATATATCCCCGTGTATGTTAACTAACAATGAAGTACGTGAATCCTGTTTCCAATTTTGTGATTCCCTATATTTTGCTTGGAGCCGGTGTTTTCATATCATCGCAGGGTCGTGGTAAAATCCTCCACCACGGGACACTGGGTTGCATACATCAACCAAATAAACAAGATCTTGTACCAAGATTTCTCACACAGCTTTCTCAGGCCTCAAGCTCAGATTGAAAGAGTTAAGTTTTAGTCAAGGATTAGACATGTTttcataaatgaattaaatttgagtcgATTTAAATATTCGAGTTTAAGTTACTTCAAATCAATTCTAAAGATCCAGACCAGCCCTCCGCACTGACATgtctataattttttcttatgtcATGCAAATCTACCCTAACTAGTATAGAAGTGTGCTTTAAATTTATAGCAAAAACGATAGGATGAATCCTCTAAGAATGAGTCACATTTGAgatgtttcaaaaatttaagtttaagctggctcaaataaatttaaagttaaattgtttttaagtaAAGTTTGagttgagtcaaatttgagatGATTCAaacatttaagtttaaactggtttaaattaatttaaagttaaattgtttttaagtcTGGGTTATACTTTGTTAATCTTGAGCTAATCTTAATATGGTTTttgtaaatttgaattaatctcCAATTTAGCCTTGTTTAGATTCAGTTTGATCCAAACCAGCCCTCTCTGAAGCTATTCGTATAATTGTTTTGTCACGCAGGTCTACTGTAAATTGTTTTTAGATTATGCTTTAAATTTATAGCAAAAACAGCAGGATGGATCCTCTAAGCATGAGACCATGAGACTTCTGTGTAAAGTAAATCATCCGGTTTGAGATTTCTGGTTGTGGGTCAAGGATAAATTGTGAACGATAAGCCCGCAATTTCACACTCAGGATAAGGCCGTAGATATAAATTAAACTACAAGCAGAGACCAAACTGATACCCAAAACACGAACAGAGTTGGAGGGAAGACTCGGAATGGCCACTGAAAACACATCAATGTCGGCACTAGCCTCCCAAATATGTGATCAAATTGCCTCGGTCTTCTGCAAACCCACCAGCCCACACCCACCACCGCTCGACCTCATGGTGGCCGAACTCACCAACATAGCCACCCAAAATGGCCGCGTCTTCCTCTATGGGGTGGGCCGTGAAGGCCTAATGCTCAAGGCCCTGTGCATGCGCTTAGCTCATCTGGGTCTCTCCGCCCACTTCGTTTTCGACATGACTACTCCCCCTATCTCCACCACCGACCTCCTTATCGCCTCTGCCGGGCCCGGAGGATTCTCCACCGTTGATGCCATATGCTCCGTCGCAAGATCCCACGGTGCTAGAGTCTTGCTGCTGACAGCTCTGCCGGAGAGTGGATCCTGTGTGAAGCATGCTAGTGTTGTGGGTTATGTGGCAGCCCAAACAATGGCAGATGATGAAAAGGAGAAATCTCGGGCGTTGATGCCGATGGGGAGTGTGTATGAAGGAGCCATGTTTGTGTTGTTCGAGATGGTGGTGTTTAAGTTGGGCGAAGCGTTGGGACAAAGCCCAGAGACCGTCCGATCTCGCCATACCAATCTGGAATGAGCCTCTTCATCATCTTGCTGTACTGATAGTTTGATGATTATCTTTTTGTGCTTGGCTTTTTTCTGCTGCTCAAAAATCCATTATTGTAATGTCTGTGTGTATGGGATTCCAAGTTTATGCAAATAAAGACTGCAAATCCAACAAGAGATAACCCGCAGTTTGCCCTTTATTTTCGACATGCTAGCCCCATATGTCTACGAATGCTCTTGAGATGAGTAGTTAACCTGTGCAGAAACTACTGTCCTAAAGTAACAGAAATTCATCAAGTTGTCCAGTTGATTGCAACACTGCGTAAAACTGCAGTCTCTACAGTTAGGACTGGTCCAAACCCAAGCAAAATTCCCCTCTCGAAAGAAGATGTGTTGGACATCATCCTATCCTGTGAGTATTGAACACTCCAGGGGTTCAGTGATGGTACTCTAGTTTTGAAAATGGGATTGATGGGCTGGGCTGATTAAACTGCCATTCCGACAGAAAAacagttttgatttatttgaaaattgtttttaaaatgtaGGGTTTGtctaaaataacataaaaaaaccaattttttaaaaaaaatttattaacctgatttgaaaacaaatcgcatctaaaacattttcaaattaaatttattttaatattaatataattcaattaatatatttaataataaaatatataaaattattttatttatatttttttaaataattaaccaaTTCAATTGTTGGTTAAATGGTTCAATTGTTGATTGAGAATCAGACAACGCCCTTTGTTGGATTGATATCTAACCTAGTTCCAAAAACATTGGAGGGTTGGATCAAATACACAACATAAAGGCATGTCCTTACTCCTTACCCCTTCTAAGTTTTAACTAAGCAAAATTTTTCTAACTTAggaggcgtttggtttgggttatattttattatcaaaatagaaatattactttgaagataaattacttaaaagattattgggtataaataattactatatttgataaaatttaataaatataaataattattatgtttgattaaaagtaataaaagattctagtaaattattttatttaaatgtctttgaatataattatttttaaatattttttatattatttgtcatattaattaaaaataaatttatttttatctcaaaagattaataaataataatataattataataaaattaagattatcttggtaatctttaaatacttaaaataaatatagtaatcaaattatcacatatattatctattacgccagtattaataataaaatattattataatattttaaaaataaaaaataaattatgcagATTCCCAATAAATTCAGAAACCAGACGCCCCTTAGTACTTATGTGGCAGTCGCTAGTCTCTGTATCAGAACCCGCGAAACGTTGACTTCAACATCCCGTCTAACTCTTAGCAACATTTACACAAACAGAACATGTTTACAATCTTTCAAACCTACGACAATTTAATTCTACAGGCTACATTTCTCTTTCCCTTTCTGTACTTCTTACTTACTTCAAAATCCCCGCTCTTTTCCTGCAAGGTCTTTCACCTATGTTCACCCTGATAATGTTGGCAACAATAATTCTCAACACGGTGTTAAAGCTGCTATTCGAAGACCCTCTAGCTCCGATTCAGGCTCTGGCCTTGATGGGTACCAGACTTTATCGTCTAAAACAAGTGCTGAGCTCAAGAAGAGGAATAAAGCCAAAGAAAAGTTTGGATTTATTTTAAGGATTGTAGTAATTTGTTCATTTATTCGTTTGTTGCATTCTCTTGTTTGTTGCTTTACTTATAATTGAACGGAAGTCAAGATTCTGGGGCTTTGACTGATGGCGTTTTAGTTGTTATTTTCTGGGGTTTGTTACTTTCTTCAAGGCGTTGTATCATTAGTAAAGTTGTCGTTCGATAAATCTGCATCAAAGAGGTTAGATAGGCAACTGAGTTTGATTGTTGGGTTTCTGGGGTTTGTTTTAGGTCTCATGATTTGTTCTGGAATTGTTCCTAAAGTACTGGATTTTGAGATTGATTCCATTGATGGGTTTGGGAAGATCTTTTGTGCCGTTTTAATGGGCTGCATTGCGGGTTGTCTTTATATGCCTGCAGGAAAGAGTGCCAGGTCATTTTGGCTTGGAACCGATCAGCTTCGATGCAGCTTGGCTATAATTTATTGTGGATGGTTTGCTAGAATAATTCTATATGCTAACTATTTGCTAATTGTTTCTACGGCTTTGTTTGGATTAATCCATTAGCCGAAATTCTTATCATGAAGAGGATTAATGATAGTAAAGGATTACAGGCAGTTACTAGTGTTGGAGATGCTGAGAATTTGGTTGGGAATATAGGTTTTGCGCAGGAAGATTTTAACATGCTTAGACATTGGTTCTTGTTGCTTTCGGGTATCATTCAAATTGTGGCTCTACGTCCTAACTTGCAGATGTATTTGAATGAAGCAGTTTTGTCTTGGTACCAAAGACTGCATGCTAGCAAGTTCCCAGATTTGGATTTCAGTAGGGCTAAGGTTTTCCTGCACAATCACTACTTGTGTCTTGTGGTTCTGCAGTTTTTTGCTCCAGCAATCCTGGTACTTCTCTTTCTTGGCATGTCTCAAATTGATGATAGCTCATTAGAAAATTTCAGATGGGTTTGTGATTTAATTTCTTGCTCTGCTTTTGTCAAagaagtaaatttatttatggctTGGTTGGTTGTCTTTGTTTGGGGTCTTTGCACTTCAGTAAGCCTTTTGTTGTATCGTCATGGCATTTTATATGTATCTTAACAAATTTGACTTTTTGTATTTGCCTACATATTTGGCcattgtaatttttttggtaGATTTTGAGCATGAGTGTTTGTGCTTCTAAATTCTTACGGAacctatatttttaattatgcaCTGCAAGGAGCAGGGCAACACAATTTATTTTTGGATATGATGGCCTTCCTACATTTAGTTTATTGTACTTTATTCTTAGATCAGAATCAACAATGAAGTTCACTTGcttgttaaatattttgttgtaaCATCATTAACTTGGTTAGGACTTAAATTGAAGTTTCATGCTTAGCATTACTGAATTATGTTTCTTCTGTCGTTTGACTTGTGTACTTTTACGTGATTTGGAGATGAAAGATCATTAAACTTTTGCAAGATATGAGGCTTTACCATTTTATCATGATATGAAGCTTCAGAAAAGTTAGTTTCCGTCtatcttgaaaaattattttatcatgatACGAAGTTTCAGAGAATTTCTCTTGATTCGCAGGATGTATACCCCTATCAGATATAGTGTAGCCATGCAGGGGCTTAGGATAAGTTCTCAGTTACATCATAAAGAGTCATTGCACTCCAGGCACTACACTTAGGGGCCTGCTAGAGTTTTGTTAGTCGATCTTGTTTGGAGTAGAAATATGTGTAAGTGAACATTAAGAATCTCCTTATTGTTTCTCTAGTGTCTGCGGGCCATACTCCCCTAGCctattagtaaattttttctatatgctatattgtttgaaatttttgctAGAATCATTTCTAATTTCCACTCTTTGGTTTCTAAGAAAAATTAGTAACTGATCTCCACTTCGGAGATAGCTTTAGTCCATGTAACTGGAGATAAGCTGAAAGAACAGAATGAAATATCCTGATCTCCACTTGCATTCTATGTTTGTGTGGGGGTTCCATAGCTTGTTTCTTTTCCCATTTCTCTTCTTGCGTAAGATCTTTTTCAATTTCCAATTTGCCACCAGATTCTTACATTCTGTCCGATTTTCTTGGATAAGTAGTTTCATTCTAGTGGATCTAAGaaccattttttaattcaacataaatttgtcATTCCAAATGACATGAGTTGTGATATTTATCCTCTTTAGATTCTTGAAAGCGTCTTCAACGAGATCTTACTAAAGAGAAAAGCTTACATAAAGATGGCAGTGAGCCAGGCCGATCCTGGTGCAACCCACCTGGTCCACGTGTCAAGCCATGTCAAAGCCTGCCACTTGGTGGGTTTTTTGTGTCAGCAAAATCTCAAGGCCAGGGCCATGACCCAGGTCCTCCGGGCCAACTTGCAAGTCAATCCtaaaaatggatttttttataattattttgatctATTATAATAGTGGGTTTTATCATATGGCCGGactcatttaaaaatttgttaacaaattaACAACTACAATATCAGATCGGTCTGACAGCCCACTTGTTTCTATGCCAGGCCAAGATAAGTCATGCCAACATGTATGAGATCGGTCTGACTCATTTAACACCTTTAAGCTGACACTTAGCTCAGCTCTATGACCAATCCAAGCCCAACTGCCATAACCATTTATTCATGCAGTTGAGGTTGCACAACAGATGAGTACTAAACTTACGTTTCATAAGAATGTCCGTCCGTAATGGAGTTTTGCAAATAGCACCGGAAAGTAACTGCATGGTTGCTGTAGAGCGATCATGTCTGGCTGTGAAAAATTCATGAAATATCTGGTCCATTATTGGATCAGGAAACACTTTCTATTTAAATTCACAAGAAAACCAGGTAATGAAAACACTTACTCTGATATAAGTCACCCTaattaagtaataataaaattatatgaacatattttgagtatataaaatatatatatatatatatatatatatatatatatatatatatatatatatattatcatatgattaagtattatttatttttaatttaaaattatttaattatataataatatatataaggtaCAAATAGAATTGcttatttaagaaattaaaatgttaaaagcCTGACAAAGTCAGCCCAGCTCatattattaatgtaaaatGTCAGGAATAGAAGAGTTGAAGAAATTTGGGGGgtgagagcccaaggccatgaCAAAATAAGCCATTTACCATAgaaatttcatttgattatatGTTTGAGTATTAAATCTATTTCAAGTGaaggattttctttttttttaattttttttgggttttaccCATGTTAGGGCATGAATCCATCATTTTCCAATTGAAAAGGTACTTTTTTTACTACTAGGGCATATtcgaatttgattgaatttaactcatttaatatttgataattaaataaaaaaatgttgaatatcatttttagagtaatattatatatacaag
The genomic region above belongs to Mangifera indica cultivar Alphonso chromosome 15, CATAS_Mindica_2.1, whole genome shotgun sequence and contains:
- the LOC123197873 gene encoding 3-hexulose-6-phosphate isomerase — its product is MATENTSMSALASQICDQIASVFCKPTSPHPPPLDLMVAELTNIATQNGRVFLYGVGREGLMLKALCMRLAHLGLSAHFVFDMTTPPISTTDLLIASAGPGGFSTVDAICSVARSHGARVLLLTALPESGSCVKHASVVGYVAAQTMADDEKEKSRALMPMGSVYEGAMFVLFEMVVFKLGEALGQSPETVRSRHTNLE
- the LOC123197635 gene encoding transmembrane protein 161B-like → MKRINDSKGLQAVTSVGDAENLVGNIGFAQEDFNMLRHWFLLLSGIIQIVALRPNLQMYLNEAVLSWYQRLHASKFPDLDFSRAKVFLHNHYLCLVVLQFFAPAILDVYPYQI